Proteins encoded by one window of Gordonia jinghuaiqii:
- the aceE gene encoding pyruvate dehydrogenase (acetyl-transferring), homodimeric type, with the protein MPHAMQPDHHPESGLSEGVGITVTNQMEPATQDVVPSEEADNTGARPDGRPGGQRVRVIREGVASYLPDIDPDETSEWLDSFDALLDAAGPGRARYLMLRLLERAGEKRVSIPALTSTDYVNTIPTEAEPWFPGDEDVERRFRQMIRWNAAIMVHRAQRPGVGVGGHISTYASSASLYEVGFNHFFRGKDHSGGGDHIFIQGHASPGIYARAYLEGRIDETRMDGFRQEHSHAGAGGGLPSYPHPRLMPDFWEFPTVSMGLGPMNAIYQARFNHYLHDRGIKDTSDQHVWAFLGDGEMDEPESRGFASFAATEGLDNLTFVVNCNLQRLDGPVRGNGKIIQELESFFRGAGWNVIKVVWGREWDSLLHADRDGALVNLMNTTPDGDFQTYKANDGAFVREHFFNRDPRTKELVKDLSDAEIWNLKRGGHDYRKIHAAYASAMTHKGQPTVILAHTIKGYTLGKHFEGRNATHQMKKLTLDDLKAFRDSTRIPITDEQLEKDPYLPPYYNPGKDSREIQYMLDRRKTLGGFLPSRRTSSKVLKADTSSALKATAKGSGKQQVATTMALVRVFKDLLRDKEIGKRIVPIIPDEARTFGMDSWFPTLKIYNRNGQLYTSVDAELMLAYKESSEGQILHEGINEAGSAASFAAVGTSYSTHDEPMIPLYIFYSMFGFQRTGDSFWAAADQMARGFVIGATAGRTTLTGEGLQHADGHSPLLAATNPAVVAYDPAFAYELGHIVDNGLKRMYGDSPENVFFYLTVYNEPISQPAMPEGLDPTGIVRGMYRFQKAPEGKEHPANILVSGVTMPDALRASQMLAEEWNVGADVYSVTSWSELARDGIRADREAVRDPGTEPAPAYLTELLADAAGPFVGVSDYMRGVQEQIRAYLPGTYLTLGTDGFGFSDTRPAARRVFNVDAESIVVAVLVALARDGNIDMSVAAEAAEKYQITDVSAAPEQTSDPGVA; encoded by the coding sequence GTGCCGCACGCCATGCAGCCGGACCACCACCCCGAGTCCGGCCTGTCAGAGGGAGTAGGCATCACCGTGACCAACCAGATGGAGCCCGCGACACAGGACGTCGTTCCGAGCGAAGAGGCCGACAACACCGGCGCCCGCCCGGACGGACGACCCGGCGGCCAACGCGTCCGTGTCATCCGCGAGGGAGTTGCGTCCTATCTGCCCGACATCGACCCCGACGAGACCAGCGAGTGGCTCGATTCGTTCGACGCCCTGCTCGACGCCGCCGGACCCGGTCGCGCCCGCTACCTGATGCTGCGGCTGCTCGAGCGCGCCGGCGAGAAGCGTGTGTCGATCCCCGCGCTCACCTCGACCGACTACGTCAACACGATCCCCACCGAGGCCGAACCCTGGTTCCCCGGTGACGAGGACGTCGAACGTCGCTTCCGCCAGATGATCCGCTGGAACGCCGCGATCATGGTCCACCGCGCACAGCGCCCCGGGGTCGGCGTGGGCGGCCACATCTCGACCTATGCGTCGTCGGCATCGTTGTACGAGGTCGGCTTCAACCACTTCTTCCGCGGCAAGGACCACTCCGGCGGCGGCGACCACATCTTCATCCAGGGGCACGCCTCCCCCGGCATCTATGCCCGCGCCTACCTCGAAGGCCGGATCGACGAGACGCGCATGGACGGCTTCCGGCAGGAACACAGCCACGCCGGCGCGGGCGGCGGCTTGCCGTCGTACCCGCATCCGCGGCTGATGCCCGACTTCTGGGAGTTCCCCACGGTCTCCATGGGCCTGGGCCCGATGAACGCGATCTACCAGGCACGTTTCAACCACTACCTGCACGACCGCGGCATCAAGGACACCTCCGACCAGCATGTCTGGGCGTTCCTCGGCGACGGCGAGATGGACGAGCCGGAGTCGCGCGGCTTCGCCAGCTTCGCCGCCACCGAAGGCCTGGACAACCTCACGTTCGTCGTCAACTGCAACCTGCAGCGGCTCGACGGCCCGGTGCGCGGCAACGGCAAGATCATCCAGGAACTCGAGTCGTTCTTCCGCGGTGCGGGCTGGAACGTCATCAAGGTCGTCTGGGGCCGCGAGTGGGATTCGCTGCTCCACGCCGACCGCGACGGCGCACTGGTCAACCTGATGAACACCACTCCCGACGGCGATTTCCAGACCTACAAGGCCAACGACGGAGCGTTCGTCCGCGAGCACTTCTTCAACCGGGACCCGCGCACCAAGGAACTGGTCAAGGACCTCTCCGACGCCGAGATCTGGAACCTCAAGCGCGGCGGTCACGACTACCGCAAGATCCACGCCGCCTATGCCTCGGCGATGACCCACAAGGGACAGCCGACGGTCATCCTGGCGCACACGATCAAGGGCTACACCCTCGGCAAGCACTTCGAGGGCCGCAACGCGACCCATCAGATGAAGAAGCTGACCCTCGACGATCTCAAGGCGTTCCGCGACTCGACGCGCATCCCGATCACCGACGAGCAGCTGGAGAAGGATCCCTACCTGCCGCCGTACTACAACCCCGGCAAGGACTCGCGCGAGATCCAGTACATGCTCGATCGTCGCAAGACGCTCGGCGGTTTCCTGCCGAGCCGCCGCACCTCCTCCAAGGTCCTCAAGGCCGACACCAGCTCTGCACTCAAGGCCACCGCGAAGGGGTCGGGCAAGCAGCAGGTCGCCACCACCATGGCGCTGGTGCGCGTGTTCAAGGATCTGTTGCGCGACAAGGAGATCGGCAAGCGCATCGTGCCGATCATCCCCGACGAGGCCCGCACCTTCGGGATGGACTCGTGGTTCCCGACGCTCAAGATCTACAACCGCAACGGACAGCTCTACACCTCGGTCGACGCCGAACTGATGCTCGCCTACAAGGAGAGCTCCGAGGGGCAGATCCTGCACGAGGGCATCAACGAGGCCGGCTCGGCAGCCAGCTTCGCCGCGGTCGGCACGTCGTATTCGACACACGACGAGCCGATGATCCCGCTGTACATCTTCTATTCGATGTTCGGGTTCCAGCGCACCGGCGACAGCTTCTGGGCGGCCGCAGACCAGATGGCGCGCGGCTTCGTCATCGGCGCGACCGCCGGTCGCACGACGCTCACCGGTGAAGGGCTGCAGCACGCCGACGGGCATTCGCCGCTGCTCGCGGCGACCAACCCCGCCGTCGTCGCCTACGACCCGGCATTCGCCTACGAGCTCGGCCACATCGTCGACAACGGCCTCAAGCGGATGTACGGCGACTCCCCGGAGAACGTCTTCTTCTACCTGACGGTCTACAACGAGCCGATCAGCCAGCCCGCCATGCCCGAGGGCCTCGACCCGACCGGCATCGTCAGGGGCATGTACCGGTTCCAGAAGGCGCCGGAGGGCAAGGAGCATCCGGCCAACATCCTGGTGTCCGGCGTCACGATGCCCGACGCACTGCGCGCATCGCAGATGCTCGCCGAGGAGTGGAACGTCGGCGCGGACGTGTACTCGGTGACGTCGTGGAGCGAGCTCGCCCGCGATGGCATCCGCGCGGACCGCGAGGCGGTGCGCGATCCGGGCACCGAACCCGCCCCGGCTTACCTGACCGAGCTGCTCGCCGATGCGGCCGGCCCGTTCGTCGGCGTCAGCGACTACATGCGGGGCGTGCAGGAGCAGATCCGCGCCTACCTGCCGGGGACCTACCTCACGCTCGGCACCGACGGGTTCGGATTCTCCGACACCCGGCCGGCAGCACGACGGGTCTTCAACGTCGACGCGGAGTCGATCGTGGTCGCGGTGCTCGTCGCGCTCGCCCGCGACGGGAACATCGACATGTCGGTGGCGGCGGAGGCCGCCGAGAAGTACCAGATCACCGACGTCTCGGCAGCACCCGAGCAGACCAGCGATCCGGGCGTCGCCTGA
- a CDS encoding peroxiredoxin, which translates to MSDALPSAPLTVGDRAPDFELRDQNNQLVSLAALRADRNVLVVFFPLAFTGTCQGELGYIRDQQPRFDNDDVTTVTVSVGPSPTHKVWSSAQGFLFPILSDFWPHGETARAYGVFNEDRGYANRGTFLVDRDGIIVYADMVGPGEVRDNEVWDKALGVVG; encoded by the coding sequence ATGAGCGATGCTCTGCCTTCGGCACCACTGACCGTCGGAGACCGGGCGCCGGATTTCGAGCTGCGCGATCAGAACAACCAGCTCGTGTCCCTCGCGGCTCTCCGCGCCGACCGCAATGTGCTCGTCGTGTTCTTCCCGCTCGCGTTCACCGGCACCTGCCAGGGCGAGCTGGGCTACATCCGCGACCAGCAACCGCGCTTCGACAACGACGACGTCACCACGGTGACCGTGTCGGTGGGCCCGTCGCCCACGCACAAGGTGTGGTCGTCTGCGCAGGGATTCCTCTTCCCGATCCTGTCGGACTTCTGGCCTCATGGCGAGACGGCCCGTGCCTACGGGGTGTTCAACGAGGACCGGGGCTACGCCAACCGCGGCACCTTCCTCGTCGACCGCGACGGCATCATCGTCTACGCGGACATGGTCGGACCGGGCGAGGTGCGCGACAACGAGGTCTGGGACAAGGCGCTCGGCGTCGTCGGCTGA
- a CDS encoding RtcB family protein, with amino-acid sequence MPTMASPKVLNYASHVDDNALRQAAETARLPFVHPHIALMPDAHAGKGSAVGTVIPTTDAVIPAAVGVDIGCGMIAVETRLGAADIDGMDLAALRRAIEAAIPLSPGNYNRGLDRFVFTRARIDSLAGQASDTGVDLSHSPKWREQLGSLGGGNHFIELCLDERDIVWLFLHSGSRGVGNKIAQKHIKIAQKLCRQWSIQLPNADLAYLAQGTPELAAYLRELKWAQRFAFENRAEMMDRFVEVFADWYASDAGDVDAVPLEVDRINCHHNYTVKETHGGKDVWLTRKGAIDAHKGVRGVIPGSMGTRSYVVRGKGNESGLCSAPHGAGRRFSRTEARKRFTADDLAARMAGIEYRHGEEWVDEIPDAYKDIDQVMADAVDLVDIEHTLRQILNVKGT; translated from the coding sequence ATGCCCACCATGGCGTCGCCCAAGGTGCTCAACTACGCATCGCACGTGGACGACAACGCCCTGCGCCAGGCTGCCGAGACCGCCCGCCTGCCGTTCGTGCACCCGCACATCGCCCTCATGCCGGATGCCCACGCCGGCAAGGGTTCCGCGGTGGGCACGGTCATCCCGACCACCGACGCGGTCATCCCCGCGGCCGTCGGAGTCGACATCGGATGCGGGATGATCGCCGTCGAGACGCGCCTCGGTGCCGCCGACATCGACGGGATGGATCTCGCGGCGCTGCGGCGCGCGATCGAAGCGGCGATCCCGCTGTCGCCGGGCAACTACAACCGCGGCCTCGATCGGTTCGTCTTCACGCGTGCGCGTATCGACTCTCTCGCCGGGCAGGCGTCCGACACCGGCGTCGACCTGTCGCATTCGCCGAAGTGGCGCGAGCAGCTCGGTTCGCTCGGTGGGGGTAACCACTTCATCGAGCTGTGTCTCGACGAGCGCGACATCGTCTGGCTGTTCCTGCACTCGGGATCACGGGGCGTCGGGAACAAGATCGCGCAGAAGCACATCAAGATCGCCCAGAAGCTGTGCCGGCAGTGGTCGATCCAGTTGCCGAATGCCGATCTGGCCTACCTTGCGCAAGGGACACCGGAGCTGGCCGCCTACCTTCGGGAGCTGAAGTGGGCGCAGCGCTTCGCCTTCGAGAACCGGGCCGAGATGATGGACCGTTTCGTCGAGGTGTTCGCAGACTGGTACGCCTCGGATGCCGGCGATGTCGATGCAGTGCCCCTCGAAGTGGATCGGATCAACTGCCACCACAACTACACCGTGAAGGAAACCCACGGCGGCAAGGATGTGTGGCTCACCCGCAAGGGCGCGATCGACGCGCACAAGGGTGTCCGCGGGGTGATCCCGGGTTCCATGGGGACAAGGTCATACGTGGTGCGCGGCAAGGGAAATGAGTCCGGACTGTGCTCCGCTCCGCACGGTGCGGGCCGCCGGTTCTCGCGTACCGAGGCACGTAAGCGGTTCACCGCCGACGACCTCGCCGCGCGGATGGCCGGCATCGAGTACCGGCACGGTGAGGAGTGGGTCGACGAGATCCCCGACGCGTACAAGGACATCGATCAGGTGATGGCCGACGCCGTGGACCTCGTGGACATCGAGCACACCCTGCGCCAGATCCTCAACGTGAAGGGGACGTGA
- a CDS encoding Asp23/Gls24 family envelope stress response protein — MAASSTASAHEDASTKDHASSDAPVSAGADSTNRHALARRDNAGDRGRTSIADIVVAKVAGIAAREIDGVHDLGGATERAVGRVRDVLPGTSVSTTQGIEVEVGEQQAAVDVSIVAEYGVAIHQLAAAVRRNVISAIEQMTGLEVTEVNVTVHDIAFGDDDDQNDAAPRVQ; from the coding sequence ATGGCTGCCAGCTCCACCGCATCGGCACATGAGGACGCATCGACGAAGGACCACGCGAGCTCGGATGCCCCCGTCTCCGCCGGCGCCGACTCGACCAACCGCCACGCCCTGGCCCGCCGCGACAACGCAGGAGACCGCGGGCGCACCTCGATCGCCGACATCGTCGTCGCCAAGGTCGCCGGTATCGCCGCCCGCGAGATCGACGGAGTCCACGATCTCGGCGGCGCCACCGAGCGTGCGGTCGGCAGGGTCCGCGACGTCCTGCCGGGCACCTCGGTGAGCACCACCCAGGGCATCGAGGTCGAGGTCGGCGAACAACAGGCCGCCGTCGACGTCTCGATCGTCGCCGAGTACGGCGTGGCGATACACCAGCTCGCCGCCGCGGTCCGACGCAATGTGATCTCGGCGATCGAGCAGATGACCGGACTCGAGGTCACCGAGGTCAACGTCACCGTGCACGACATCGCGTTCGGCGACGACGACGACCAGAACGACGCCGCTCCCCGGGTCCAGTGA
- a CDS encoding DUF3052 domain-containing protein: MVAATDGSNAQKLGLTAGLVVQELGWDEDTDDELRADIEDAIDAEMVDEDAEDVIDVVILWWREGDGDLVDALMDAIGPLAEDGFVWVFSPKTGQNGYVDPSEIAEAAPTAGLTQTSAISLGDWSAARLVQPKARAGKKV; this comes from the coding sequence GTGGTAGCCGCCACAGACGGTAGCAACGCTCAGAAATTGGGCTTGACCGCGGGCTTGGTCGTGCAGGAACTCGGCTGGGATGAGGACACTGACGACGAACTTCGCGCCGATATCGAGGACGCGATCGACGCCGAGATGGTCGACGAGGACGCCGAAGACGTCATCGACGTCGTGATCCTCTGGTGGCGCGAGGGCGACGGCGATCTCGTCGACGCACTGATGGACGCCATCGGTCCTCTCGCCGAAGACGGGTTTGTCTGGGTGTTCTCACCCAAGACCGGACAAAACGGATACGTGGATCCGAGCGAGATCGCCGAGGCCGCCCCGACGGCCGGTCTCACGCAGACGTCGGCGATCAGCCTGGGAGATTGGTCGGCCGCCCGACTGGTCCAGCCCAAGGCGCGCGCGGGCAAGAAAGTATGA
- a CDS encoding Asp23/Gls24 family envelope stress response protein — MAEVTTVAGVTAATGDGTPEPAGTLTIEDRVIEQIAARAALDIPGVTRYQGNVGSLLGSSAGRSIIGSDLPSAHVRSSGPAARISLDLALEWPCRVADIARQARDHVTDEVARLTGVRPVRVDVTVGQLVPGSDVRRRNSGFIDLPAAPRETASASAGASAGAGTGTIHETEVPS, encoded by the coding sequence GTGGCTGAGGTGACCACCGTCGCCGGAGTCACCGCGGCCACCGGCGACGGCACACCCGAACCGGCCGGGACGCTCACCATCGAAGACCGGGTCATCGAGCAGATCGCCGCGCGCGCCGCGCTCGACATTCCGGGCGTGACCCGTTATCAGGGCAACGTCGGTTCCCTCCTGGGTTCCAGCGCCGGCCGTTCGATCATCGGTTCCGATCTGCCGAGCGCCCACGTGCGGTCGTCGGGTCCGGCCGCGCGGATCTCGCTCGACCTTGCGCTCGAATGGCCGTGCCGGGTCGCCGACATCGCTCGACAGGCCCGTGACCACGTCACCGACGAAGTCGCCCGCCTCACCGGTGTCCGTCCGGTGCGGGTCGATGTCACGGTGGGTCAACTTGTGCCGGGGTCCGATGTACGTCGACGCAACAGCGGGTTCATCGACCTCCCTGCAGCACCTCGCGAGACCGCTTCCGCCAGTGCAGGTGCCAGTGCAGGTGCCGGCACCGGGACCATCCACGAGACGGAGGTGCCATCGTGA
- a CDS encoding helix-turn-helix transcriptional regulator, with protein sequence MLETSARLLALLSLLQTRREWSGRELAERLDITTRTVRRDVDKLRELGYPVDANVGARGGYRLGAGAEMPPLLLDDQEVLAVALGLDAVTTGAVADMAEASAGALAKLRQVMPSRLQHRLDALRIEAVPRAAPSSAVSADRLTDIATACHRHERLRFDYRRNDGREGRREVEPYRLVRNGNRWYLVGFDLERADWRSFRVDRMEPKVPTGPRFTPRDPPDGGAAAFVLRGLGAIYQRAIARVRIHAPLDEIAAMVHASWGTLESGDEHSCEVTLNGSSLTSIARWLYAFGADFTVIEPVELRAELAAVADYHEQVAQRYRRAVTAGP encoded by the coding sequence ATGCTGGAAACCTCCGCTCGCCTCCTCGCGCTGCTGTCGCTGTTGCAGACGCGGCGGGAGTGGTCGGGCAGGGAGCTCGCCGAACGTCTCGACATCACCACGCGCACGGTCCGCCGCGACGTCGACAAGCTCCGCGAACTGGGGTATCCGGTCGACGCCAACGTCGGCGCGCGCGGCGGGTACCGACTCGGCGCGGGCGCGGAGATGCCGCCGCTGCTCCTCGACGACCAGGAAGTGCTCGCGGTCGCGTTGGGGCTCGATGCGGTCACCACGGGCGCTGTCGCCGACATGGCCGAGGCGTCGGCGGGTGCCCTCGCCAAGCTCCGGCAGGTCATGCCCTCGCGGCTTCAGCACCGGCTCGACGCATTACGGATCGAGGCCGTTCCCCGCGCCGCACCGTCGAGTGCGGTCTCCGCCGACCGTCTCACCGACATCGCCACAGCCTGCCACCGGCACGAACGCCTGCGCTTCGACTACCGCCGCAACGACGGCCGGGAAGGGCGACGCGAGGTCGAGCCGTACCGGCTGGTGCGCAACGGGAACCGCTGGTATCTGGTCGGTTTCGACCTCGAACGCGCCGACTGGCGATCGTTCCGGGTCGACCGGATGGAACCGAAGGTCCCCACCGGCCCCCGCTTCACCCCGCGCGATCCGCCCGACGGCGGGGCGGCCGCATTCGTCCTGCGCGGCCTCGGCGCCATCTACCAGCGCGCGATCGCCCGGGTACGCATCCACGCCCCGCTCGACGAGATCGCGGCGATGGTCCACGCGTCCTGGGGCACACTGGAATCCGGCGACGAACACAGCTGCGAGGTGACGTTGAACGGGTCCTCCCTCACCTCGATCGCTCGTTGGCTGTATGCCTTCGGAGCCGACTTCACCGTCATCGAACCCGTCGAACTCCGCGCAGAACTCGCCGCGGTCGCCGACTACCACGAGCAAGTCGCGCAGAGGTACCGCCGAGCGGTCACCGCCGGGCCCTGA
- a CDS encoding DUF6286 domain-containing protein, translated as MTRSASDEQTAQRPATTATPPSDRVFTPSGLPGAAIAGAVLGIAMIALGVTAIRDIAVRAEWLDGREWSVTVAEWIRDLQWQGWMWPAAIGLVLVGLILLWVAVKPRQPTHLRMTQPEMWTRPGDVARRCSAAVSDLPGVYEVDTIVTRRKVKSTVLGRTSVTERDLITQTLSDVVSVLESPPRAVVRLRFRDGRARR; from the coding sequence GTGACCCGATCTGCATCCGACGAGCAGACTGCACAGCGTCCTGCCACCACGGCCACACCGCCGTCTGACCGTGTCTTCACCCCGTCCGGGTTACCGGGGGCTGCGATCGCCGGGGCCGTCCTGGGAATCGCGATGATCGCGTTGGGTGTCACCGCGATCCGCGACATCGCGGTCCGGGCGGAGTGGCTCGACGGCCGCGAATGGTCGGTCACCGTCGCCGAGTGGATCCGGGATCTGCAGTGGCAGGGCTGGATGTGGCCGGCGGCCATCGGCCTCGTCCTGGTCGGACTGATACTGCTCTGGGTCGCCGTCAAACCTCGACAGCCGACACACCTGCGCATGACCCAGCCGGAGATGTGGACCCGTCCCGGCGACGTGGCACGCCGGTGCAGTGCTGCGGTATCCGACCTCCCCGGCGTCTATGAGGTCGACACGATCGTGACCCGCCGCAAGGTCAAGAGCACCGTCCTCGGTCGGACATCGGTCACTGAGCGTGACCTCATCACCCAGACGCTCTCCGACGTCGTCTCGGTTCTCGAGTCACCGCCGCGAGCCGTTGTACGGCTCCGCTTTCGAGATGGGAGAGCACGTCGATGA
- a CDS encoding NAD(P)H-binding protein, producing the protein MRLLITGATGYVGSRLVCALLKQGHEVVVTSRDPRKIARFGWSSQVSKVAMDADDPISVKKAMAAAGRIDTVYYLVHGIGESGFADADRDAARNVAEAARDAAVARIVYLGGFVPGGDQLSTHLQSRADVAEGLVVEDGPELVWLRAAVIIGAGSTSFEIIRYMADRLPVIPEPDWITNPMDPISIRDAIHYLTAACGPSLPPGHYDIAGPDHARYISILHEYISAVRLPRLRLPVFGVSTRLAGRVGGMLVPVPTSLTEELVTSLDHPMTASEHSIRDLVPPPEGGLTPMRDAVRASVRSPYPRPVCDLYDLHHLADTDPTWAGGDWLRVKRTVGETIGTSLGVATKIVGTLRPSRAG; encoded by the coding sequence ATGAGGCTTCTCATCACAGGCGCCACCGGCTATGTGGGTTCTCGGCTGGTGTGTGCACTGCTGAAACAAGGGCACGAGGTCGTGGTGACCTCGCGCGATCCGCGCAAGATCGCCCGGTTCGGCTGGTCGTCGCAGGTCAGCAAGGTGGCCATGGACGCCGACGATCCGATATCGGTGAAGAAGGCGATGGCAGCGGCGGGCCGGATCGACACGGTCTACTACCTGGTGCACGGCATCGGGGAATCCGGCTTCGCCGATGCCGATCGCGACGCGGCACGCAACGTGGCCGAGGCCGCGCGCGACGCCGCCGTCGCCCGCATCGTCTACCTGGGCGGATTCGTCCCCGGCGGCGACCAACTGTCGACCCACCTGCAGAGCCGGGCCGACGTCGCCGAGGGACTCGTCGTCGAGGACGGTCCCGAGCTCGTCTGGCTGCGCGCTGCGGTGATCATCGGAGCGGGATCGACGTCGTTCGAGATCATCCGCTACATGGCCGACCGCCTTCCGGTGATCCCCGAGCCCGACTGGATCACCAACCCCATGGACCCGATCTCCATCCGCGACGCCATCCACTACCTGACCGCCGCATGCGGTCCGTCGCTACCGCCGGGCCACTACGACATCGCCGGCCCCGACCACGCCCGCTACATCTCGATCCTGCACGAGTACATCTCCGCGGTCCGCCTGCCTCGCCTGCGTCTTCCGGTGTTCGGCGTCAGCACGCGACTGGCGGGTCGGGTCGGCGGCATGCTGGTTCCGGTGCCGACGTCGCTGACCGAGGAACTGGTCACCTCGCTCGATCATCCGATGACGGCGTCCGAACACAGCATCCGCGATCTCGTGCCGCCTCCCGAGGGTGGGCTGACCCCCATGCGCGACGCGGTGCGGGCCTCGGTGCGGTCGCCGTATCCGCGCCCGGTCTGCGATCTCTACGACCTCCACCACCTCGCCGACACCGACCCGACCTGGGCCGGAGGCGATTGGCTGCGCGTGAAGCGCACTGTTGGTGAGACCATCGGTACGTCCCTCGGGGTGGCGACGAAGATCGTGGGCACCCTGCGCCCGAGCCGCGCCGGCTGA
- a CDS encoding RNA polymerase sigma factor — protein MNRSDSGHSLSLDLADLGHDDLAGAAAVGDTEAFAVLVRRMTPGLLRYMRRMVSDTQTAEDLTQETLLDAWKGLPDFEFRSTFRTWVFTIAHRKSVDYHRRRRDVPIVDGRFAEIEAAGPLPPEQVERQLLIDALRAELDNLPSTSRAAWWLKEVEGLTLEETSRVLRISTGSVRGHLQRSRKFLHTRLAPWDPGRRTPTTPNVDGREGGGIDA, from the coding sequence ATGAATAGGAGTGATTCAGGTCACAGCCTGTCGCTCGACCTGGCTGACCTCGGTCATGACGATCTCGCGGGCGCGGCGGCGGTTGGCGACACCGAGGCGTTCGCGGTGCTCGTCCGGCGGATGACACCGGGACTGCTGCGATACATGCGCCGGATGGTGAGCGATACCCAGACAGCGGAGGACCTCACGCAGGAAACGCTGTTGGACGCCTGGAAGGGGCTGCCCGACTTCGAATTTCGGAGCACCTTCCGAACCTGGGTGTTCACAATCGCCCATCGGAAATCTGTCGACTACCACCGGCGCAGAAGAGATGTGCCCATCGTCGACGGAAGATTCGCCGAGATCGAGGCCGCCGGACCGCTGCCGCCGGAACAGGTCGAAAGGCAGTTGCTGATCGACGCTCTGCGTGCAGAGCTCGACAACCTGCCGTCGACCTCCCGTGCGGCCTGGTGGCTCAAGGAAGTGGAGGGGCTTACCCTCGAGGAAACCTCCCGGGTCTTGCGCATCAGCACGGGTTCGGTTCGCGGCCATCTCCAACGAAGCCGGAAGTTCCTGCACACGCGTCTCGCGCCGTGGGACCCTGGCAGACGGACACCCACCACGCCCAACGTGGACGGGCGGGAAGGAGGGGGGATTGATGCCTGA
- a CDS encoding type II CAAX endopeptidase family protein, which yields MLVTSLARDLYDSIAVDRDPDPGNHYIRRRWIVGVFLVIGAVMLGISLRVEPGDSAFYPLTIGMAVVWTVGAFVSGPLRLGAYSPVASRPPDRLGATALGTVVGLAVGAAFVVGGLIAREIPGVSDLANQVLAFADYGSLAVVTAITVVNGLAEELFFRGSVYSAARPHNPVLVSTVIYVLVTMASGNVMLGFAGVILGTVCAILRRSTAGILAPAITHVIWGAIMVLALPPIFA from the coding sequence GTGCTGGTGACCTCGCTGGCGCGCGACCTGTACGACTCGATCGCCGTGGACCGCGACCCCGATCCCGGTAACCACTACATCCGACGCCGCTGGATCGTCGGCGTGTTCCTCGTCATCGGCGCGGTGATGCTGGGCATCTCGTTGCGCGTCGAACCCGGCGACTCCGCGTTCTACCCGCTGACCATCGGCATGGCGGTGGTGTGGACCGTCGGGGCCTTCGTGTCCGGGCCGCTGCGGCTGGGGGCCTACAGCCCCGTCGCGTCGCGGCCGCCTGATCGTCTGGGGGCGACAGCTCTCGGTACCGTCGTCGGCCTGGCCGTCGGCGCCGCATTCGTGGTGGGCGGCCTCATCGCCCGCGAGATCCCCGGGGTGAGCGACCTGGCCAACCAGGTGCTGGCCTTCGCCGATTACGGCAGTCTCGCCGTCGTCACCGCGATCACCGTGGTCAACGGTCTCGCCGAGGAGTTGTTCTTCCGCGGTTCGGTGTACTCCGCGGCGCGCCCGCACAATCCCGTGCTGGTGTCGACGGTCATCTACGTGCTGGTCACCATGGCCAGCGGCAACGTGATGCTCGGCTTCGCCGGCGTCATCCTGGGCACGGTGTGCGCGATCCTGCGGCGGAGCACGGCCGGCATCCTGGCGCCTGCGATCACCCACGTCATCTGGGGCGCCATCATGGTCCTCGCGCTACCCCCGATCTTCGCGTGA
- a CDS encoding DUF2273 domain-containing protein translates to MSNATIGMFVGLILALAAIAGGLGGFLLAVVLGACGLVLGLNRDGTIDVGALLRSRGRG, encoded by the coding sequence GTGAGTAACGCGACAATCGGAATGTTCGTGGGCCTGATTCTGGCGCTCGCGGCGATCGCCGGGGGACTTGGCGGCTTCCTGCTCGCCGTCGTCCTGGGCGCCTGCGGCCTCGTACTGGGACTCAACCGCGACGGCACCATCGATGTGGGCGCACTCCTGCGGAGCAGGGGCCGTGGCTGA